The Allostreptomyces psammosilenae sequence GTCAGCAGCTCGGTCAGCTCGGCCAGCTCGGCCGGTCCGGGCCGGCCCCGCCGCTGGCGCACCTGGTTGGCCGCCCGGATCGTCTCCCGGTAGGCGTCGAAGTACTGCCACAGCAGGTCCCAGTGGGCGCGGACCTGCTGCCAGCGCTCCTGGGTGGCGCCGCTCAGCCGGGCACCCTCCAGCAGGCGACGGCCCGGGTGCTGGTCCAGCGCGAGCAGCGAGGACTCCACGGCGTCCAGCTCACCGGTTAGCCGCTCCAGCGCCTCGTCCACCTCGTCCCGGCTCAGTACAGCTCCGGACACGCATCCCACCTCCTTTCGCGCCCGCGCCCTCTCGCGGCCGGCGTCCGTCCGTCTGGTTGCCGCGGGTCAGTCGTGCCACAGCGGGGCCGGCGGCGGCTCGGCGGGCCCCATGTGCTCCGCCAGCCAGAAGTCGTAGCTGGCCCGCCAGCTCTCCCCGGGCTCCGTGCTGTCGCTGGCGAACCACCGCTCCAGCACACCGTTGACCACGCGCAGCAGCGCCTGGTCGTCCCGGTCCACCACCACCCCGTACAGCTCCTCGGTGAGCAGCGGCCCGACCGCCTCCATCTGGGGGTCCTGCGCCGCCTGACCGGCCTGCAGGGCGCTGTCGCTCAGCGTGGCGTCCACCAGGCCGCGCTGCAGCCGGACCAGGCAGTCGAGCTGCTCGCCCGTGGTGACCACCTCGACCCGGTGCGCGGGATCCGCCAGCTCCGCCTCGCCGGTGGAGCCCTCCGCCGTGCACACCGGGCGTCCGGCCAGGTCCGCGATCGACGTGAAGCCCGAGCCCTTCGGGACGAGCAGCTGCTGCCCGGAGGTGAAGTAGGGCGTGGAGAAGTCGACGCCCTCGATCTCCTCGCGCTCGCAGGTACTGGTGACGGTGCGGACCATCAGGTCCACCTCGTTGTTCCGCAGCGCCTCGAAGCGCCGGGCGGTGGAGACGGTGCGGTACTCCACGGCGTCCTCGTCGCCGAGCAGCTCCTCGGCGATCGCCTTGACGATGTCGATGTCGAAGCCGACGAGCTGGCCGTCCGAGGCCTGGCGGTAGCCGAACAGGTAGCTGTTCTGGTCCACCCCGGCCACCAGCGTGCCGCGCTGCACGATCTCCTCGACGTCGGGGCCCTCGATCGGCCCGTCCGGGTTCAGGCTGATCCGCGGGTCGCAGTCGTCCGCCGCGGCGGCCGGGACCGCGGCGGCCGAGCCGGCCGCCGCCGCGGCGGGCGCCACGCTCCTCGGGGAGGGCGCGCCGGCGGCCACCCCCGGCAGCACGGCCAGCGCCACCGCCAGCGCGGCGGCCGACCGGCCGCGGCGGCCCACCCCGCCCCGCCGGGCAGCCCGCGGCCCGGCGTCCGCCGCGGCCCCCGCGCTCGGGTACCCCTCAGCCTCGCCCGTCGCCATCACCCTCGCCGCCCCCTCTCGTCCTCGCCATCGCCCCGCTCCCGCCATCGACGCGGCACCGCCGTCACCGGTACTCGGCCAACCGGCGGTTCAGGCCGACCAGACCGCTCGTCCCGGCGAGCGCCGCCAGCGCCACCAGGGCCGGCGCCAGGCCGGCCAGAGCCGCCTGCCCGCTCGCCGAGTACCGGTCGAACTGCCCGTACTCGTGCTGGATCGCCTCCCCCAGCGCCTGGTCCAGCGCGGCGAAGGCCGTGGTGGCGGTGAGATCGGTCAGCTCCACGGGCTCCGCCGGCGCTGCCCCGTCCTCCTCCGGTCCCGGCTGCGCGGTGGCCCCCACGAGCTCCACCGCCTCGGGGTACTCGCCGTTGTCGTCCTTGGCGCGGATGTGCTGGTGTACCACCCGCCAGTCGAGCATCGCCTGATCCGCCCGGGCCACCAGCTCCCGGCCGGCGCCGTCCTCGGCGAGGCCGGCCGCGTCGCCCAGTCCGCCGCCGAGCGGCTGGGCGGCGTACTCCTCCCGGAGCGCCTCCAGGTCCGGGTCCGGCCCGCTGCCGGCCACCGCCTCACGGCCGTCCAGCAGGGCGGTCCGGTCGACGAAGTCCGCCTCGAAGTCCGCTCCGGCACCGCGCAGCACCAGCGTCATGTTCTCCGCGCCGCGGGCCTGCAGGGCCTCGGCGCGGGCCGTGGTCAGGGTCCGCACCGAGGCGAACGCCTGCTCCTCGCTGCGCTGCAGCCGCTCCGAGGAGACCAGCCCGGCCGTCACCAGCCACGCCACCGTGCCCAGCACCAGGACGGTGGCGCCGGCCAGGCCCGGGTTGAGCACCCGGTGGGTGTGCCGGAACAGCCACAGCTGGGAGCGGCCGAGCAGCGCGAGCGCGGCGACGCCCAGCAGCACGGCCGCCCACGGCACCTCGGTCGCCCGCTCCTGGTCCTGCCGCACCTGGTCCGACTGCACCCGGTACAGCTGCTCCGCGGCCGGCAGGATGGTGTCGCGCATCAGCTGCGAGGCGGTGCGCAGGTAGGCGCCGCCCAGCGGGAAGTCCTGCCGGTTGTTGGCCCGCGCCGTCTCCACCAGCCCGGTGTAGACGGGCAGCTGGCTGTTCAGGACGCACACCTGCTCCCGCGCGCCGCCGGAGCCGTCCGCGCAGTCGGCGACCGTGGCGGGCGGCACGGCCCAGGCCCCCGGGTCCGCCGTGGCGTCCGGGCCGGCGGTGGGCCGTCCGGAGGCGGGCGGGGGCGCGGCGGCGGTCGGCGCGGAGAGCGACTCCGCCGCCCGCACGATGTACTCGGCGGCCCGGGCGATGTCCTCGTCGTAGCGCTGCCGCAGTTCCGGCGGCGCGACGCTGCCGGCCAGGAACGCGGCCGAGGCCGCGGCGTCGGCGTCCGCGAGCAGCCGGTGTATCTCCCCCGCGTCCGTGCTCAGGCGGGCGTTCTCCCGCAGGTCGGCCGCGGCCGACTGCCGGGCGGCCACCGACATGGCGCCCAGCACCGCGAACGCCGACAGCACCAGCACCAGCCCGGTCGCGTAGCCGCGCAGCCGCCCCGGGGTGGTGTGCGGCAGGACCGCCCGCAGCCAGCGGGGCAGGCGGGGCCCGTCCGGCGCGCCGCCGCCCGTCGCGGGCGAGCGCCCCGGCCGCCGCGGGGCGGGCACGGCCGGGGACGCCGGGCCGGCCGTCACTACGGGAGCCGCCGCGCCGGGTGCCGTGGTCACGCGCGCCCCCCGTCCCGCCCGGCGCCGGACGCGCGGAGCACCCGGCCCCATCCCTCGCGGTGCCGTGTCATGGCGTCCCCTCCCATGCCGCTCCTCGGCCGCCAGTATGCGGCCCGTTCGTACCCGCCAGGCACCGCTTTCCGCCCCCGCGGGGACGCGTTTCGGCCACGGCCGGCCACCGGCCACCCCCTGCCGCCCCCGGTGTTCCCCGCCCCGACGGAGCCGGAACGCCGGGCGGGACCGCCATGGCCGCGCCGATCCGCTTCCTACCCCACTCGTCTGGCACGGACGCCGATCCTCCCCGGGCCGGTTGCGCACCGTACGCGACCGCCGGGTGAACAACGGATGTCATGCGTGGACATCTGCTGGCGGGGATCGGGCAACTACGGCCACACTGGGAGAGATCGTCCCGGCGCGAGCCACGCGCCGCCGGCGGATAAGGAGGCATTCGTGCCGCATGTCCTCGTCCTGAACGCGTCACACGAACCGCTCGGGGTCGTGTCGATGCGCCGAGCCCTGGTGCTGGTGCTCACCCAGAAGGCGGTGTGCCTGGAGGAGTCAGGCGCGGTCGTCCGTGGCGCCACCCACACCCTCCCCGTGCCCAGCGTGGTACGCCTGACCCGCTTCGTCCGCATCCCCTACCGCGGACCGGTCCCGCTCACCAGGCGGGCGCTGTTCGCCCGGGACCACGGGCGCTGCGTCTACTGCGGGGCCGTCGCCACCAGCGTCGACCACGTCGTGCCCCGCAGCCGCGGCGGCACCCACACCTGGGACAACGTGGTGGCGGCCTGCCGCAGCTGCAACCACCTCAAGGCCGACCGGCCCATCACCGAGCTGGGATGGCGGATCCGTCCGGCCCCCGCCCCACCGCACGGGCTGGCCTGGCGCATCATCGGCACGGGGCACCGCGACCCCCGCTGGCTGCCCTACTTGCGCCCCTACGGCGGCGACCAGTACGTGGCCTCCCGCCGGGCGGCGACGGCGGCGCTGCGCGAGGGAGCCGAGCTGGACGGCATCGGGGCCTGACACCGGGGCGGAGTCCGGCCGGCGGGACGGCCCGTCCCGGTAGCCGGACCCCGGCGCTTCCCCCGAGGCGCCGGACCCCGGCGGGAACGCCCGGGCACTCCGCCGCCATCCCCCTCCGGAGGCGGGGAGCCGCCCGGGCGTCAGCAGGTAAGACGCGCTGCGCCGCGTTTGGTTGCACCCGCCGGAGGATCCACCGAGGGGGGACTTCCGTACGTAGCGGTAACCCCCGCTCGCCCCGAGCAGTGGTGACACACGGTGGCCACCGCCGGCGACTGGGAGGCTCCGGCCGGGGCCCCGGCTGTCACTCGGCGACCGCCCGCACCTCGACGTCCACCAGCGAGTAGCCGAACTTGGTGGCCCGCCGCACGCCCTGCACCCGGACGAACCGGGTGTCGGCCGCGTCCATCCGGACCGTCTCCACCCCGCCGCGCCCATCGGTCACGGTGGCCGCCGTCCGCCACTGCCGCCCGTCCGAGGACACCTCGATCCGGTAGGCCGCCGCGTAGGCGTCCTGCCAGCGCAGCACCACCTCGCCCACCCGCCGCGGGCGCCCCAGGTCCAGCAGCAGCCAGGCGTCGTCGTCGGCCGGGGAGGACCACCGCGTCAGCGGGTCGCCGTCCACCGCCGCGGCGGCCGGGAAGTCCGGCGTCTCGTCCCCGGACGAGGTGGCCCCGGCCTCCGCCGCGAGGTCGCGCGAGCCCACCGCCGGATACGCCCCCACCGTCACCACCTGCTCCACCACCCGGCCCTCCGCCTCCAGGCGCACCACCAGCCGGCGCTCCCCGGAGGGCGCGTCGGCGGCGGCCACCACCTCGACCGGCACCAGCAGCGAGCCGCCCCGCGGCAGCGTCACCCGCTCCGGCGCGGAGGCCGTCACGCCCGTGCCGTCCACCGACACACGCACCGCCACCTCGACGTCGCGGGCCGCCGCCGAGGTCAGCCGCAGCGGCACCCGCACCGGGTCGCCGCCGATCAGCGGCTGCGCCCGCGCGCTCTCTGCCCGCGCGTACACGCCGGGGGTGTCCGCGTAGCGCGGCACGACCTCGAAGAGCTGGAGCCCGTCAGTGCCCTCCGGCCAGGTCACCCGCACCGCGTCCACCCGCACGTCGGCGGCGTCCCACTCGTTCCAGCCGCCGCTCAGCTCACCCAGCTCCCGCCAGGAGCCGTCGGCGGCACGCACCTCCACCCGGGCCGGCGGCACCGCGTCGGCGTCCAGGCGCGGATCGGCGGGGGCGGCCGCCACCGCGAGCCGCTCCAGCGGCCGCTCCTCGGACAGCCGCACCACCAGCGCCGAGCCGTCCGCCGTCACCGGGAACGCCGTGCCGAGGTCGCCGTCCACCGCGCGCCTCGGCCCCGCGGCGTCGTCGCCCGACACGGTCGGCCACGCGCCCTCCGCCGGGGCGTCCGGCGGGATGTCCGCCGGGACCTCTGGCGCGACGTCCGGCGGGACCTCCGCGGGCCGGCCCTGCGCGCCGCCGTCCTCCGCGCCCTCCGCGGCGGCGCCGTCGGCGGGACGCCCCTCGGTCGGCTGGTCGTCGGCGGGCACGGGGACCACCTGGGCCCGCAGGCCCACGGCGTCCGGCGCCCGCACGGCGAACTCACGGACCGCCACCGCGTGGTCCTGCGCCGCCGTCGCCCGCAGCCGCAGGTACCGCGCCGCCGTGCCCTCCGGCAGCGTCACCTCCACCGTCTCCGAGCCGCTGACCCGCCCCGCGCTCAGCCACCCCCCGGCGCCGTCGGAGTACTCCAGCTCCGCCTCCACCAGCACGTCGCCCGCCCCCGGGTCGCCGGGCACGCCGCTGCCCAGATCCACCCGGACCGCCTCCACCGGGCGCACCGTGCCCAGGTCCACGCCGACGGCGTCGCCCGGCTGCGGCGCCGTGCCCGACCAGTAATAGGTGTCCGAGCGGCCGTCCACCATCGCCTCCGGGCCGTGGTCCTGGGCCTGCGGCATGGTGGTCGTCGCCCGGCGGCCGTCCCCGGCCACCCCGGCCCAGGCGTCGTGCCGGGCCAGCACCCGCTCCACGAACGCGTCCAGCACCCCGACCCCGACCTCCTGCGGGGTCTCGGCCAGCCGCCGCGCCGCCCGCTGCGCGGCCAGCCGCTGCCGCCAGGCCTCCGCGCCGTCCCCGCCGCGCAGCGCGGTCAGCGCGTCCACGGCGGCCACCCCGGCCTCGCCCCGTCCCGCCAGCTCCTCCAGCCACGGCCCTACCTCCCGGGCCAGCTCCCCGTCCGCCAACCCGGCCAGCGCCTCCGGGACGGTGCCCAGCTCCGCGAGGTCGGCGCGCAGCGCCCGCGCGGCCTCCGCCAGCGGCGCGTCGGCACCGGAGGCGCCCGAGGCGGAGGTGGCTTCGGCCTCCTCCAGCGCGGCGATCCGGGCGGCCAGCGGGGAGGACTCCTCCTCGCGCAGCGGCGAGGAGGCGCTGTTCTCGGCGAGCAGCCGCAGCGCCCGCTCGGCGGCCGGATCCCCGCCGGCCAGCCGCCGCAGCGCCACCTCCCACGACGCCTGCGCGTCGTACCCCTCCGGGTTCCAGGCGAAGTCCCCGCTGGTGGACAGCGCGATCCGGGAGGCCACCGGCTGCGCCATGGCGTTCGCCAGCAGCGCCGCCGACCCGGTGGCCACCTCCGGCGCGCGCCCGGTGTACGGGCCGAGGAAGAGCCGCCCGGAGTCGTAGTCGTTGACCGGGTAGTCGTCCATGGTCACCAGCGGGTGGCCGACGGCCGCGCGGGCCTCCGCCACCTGCTCGGCGGTGATCTCGGCCGGCACCACGCCGACACCCGTCCAGGCGACCCGCACCGAGGGGTGCAGCGCCTCGGCCAGCGCCGTGCGGTACTCGGTGGCGCCGTCCTGGTGGTGCTCGGTCGGCAGCAGCCACAGCGAGGGCGCCTGCGGATGCCGGGCGGTCAGCCGCTCCCACACCTCGCCCACCAGGTGCGCCTGGGCGCGCGCGGCGGCCGTCGGACCGCTGCCGAACAGCTCGCCGTCGGTGCCGCAGTGCCACTCGCTGTAGCTGACGTCCTGGAACTGGATCTGGAAGCGGCGCACGCCGAGCTCCCACAGCGACTCCAGCTTGGCGGTCAGCGCCTCGGCGTCGGCCGCGGAGCCGTGGCAGATCGACTGCCCCGGGGCCACCGCCCAGATCAGCTCCACGTGGTTGGCCCGCGCCCGTGCCACCAGCTCCCGCACCTCGTCGGCGCGGTCCGCCGGGTACGGCTCGCGCCAGCGGGCGCGGCGGTAGGGATCGTCGGCGGGCGCGTAGAGGTAGGCGTTCTGCTTCGTCGAGCCGAGGAAGTCCAGTTGGGCGAGGCGCTGCTGATGGCTCCACGGCTGGCCGTAGAAGCCCTCCACCAGGCCGCGCACGGGGGTGCCCGGCCAGTCCCGCACCCGGACGGCGGGCAGCGCGGGACCGGCGTCGGACCCCACCACGAGCTGCCGCAGGGTCTGCACGGCGGCGAAGGTCCCAGCCCCGTCCACCCCGGCGAGCACCACCGTGCCGGCGCCGACCGCTGCGGACGGCCCGGCCGGGGGCGCGGCCGCGTCGCCCTCGCCGCCCGTTCCGTCGCCGCCCGTACCGCCGTCGGCGTCGAGGGTGCCGACGGCCAGCACGTAGCCGCCGGCCGGGAGCCCGTCCGGCCCGGCGGCGGACAGCCGCTCCAGCGCCGCTGCCACCCCGGCGCCACCTTCACCGGAGACATGGATGGTCAGCGCGTCGTCGACGGCCGCGTCGGCCTCCGCCGCACCCTCCGCCGCGTCCTCCACGATCCGCACCCCGGCCGCCGTCAGCAGCCCGCGCAGCGCCCCGAGCGCCGCCGGGTCCGCGCCCGGGTGCGCCACCAGCCGCACCGTGCGGGTCAGCACCACGCCCTCGCCGGCGACCGACACCTCCCGGGGACGCGGCGTGACCTCGGGCGCCGCCAGCTCCCCGACCCGGACCGGGGCGGTGGCGGGCTCCGGCCCCCGGCCGAGGCCGTCCCGCGCCGCCGACTCGGCCGCCGCGTCGGCGGCCTCCCGGGCCGTCGTCACCTGGGAGGGCTCGGTCTCCCGCGGCCTGCCGGCGTCCCCGGACGCGTCCGCCGCGGTGTCGGCAACCGTGGTCGGCAGCGGTTCCTGCGCGGCGGCGGCCGACAGGCTGCCGCCCAGGACGACCACCGTGGTCAGGCCCGCGAAGGCCCGCAGCCGGGTCCGCCGGCGCGGCCGCGCGGGCCGGGATCCGTCATCGGCAGGGCGGTGCATCATCCCGCAACACCTCGCACATCGTCGCTCGGGTGACTGGTGCACATCACCGGCCCCCGGACCGTCCCGGGCAGGCCGTGCCGCCGCCACACCTCACCACCCGCCCTACCGGGTGTCAACATCCGTCGCTGCCCGCCGCAATGGTCAGCTCTGATGAGTAATGCGCGGTGGCAGGGCCCGGCGCCGGGCCGGAAACCCCCGCGCGACCAGGCGGAACGGCGCCCCGAACGGGCTCGCGGGCGGGGGGCGCGGGCGGGCGGGGACGCGCGGACCGGTCCGCGCCCGCGCCCGCGCGCCGCGGCCTCACGCCCGGGCCGCGCGCCCGCCGCCGCGCCCCCGGCGCCGTCTCACCACAGCGGGGAGCGGCGGTGCGCCCACGGCCGGGCGGCCTCCAGCTGGCCCGCGAGCTGGAACAGCGCCGCGTCCTGCCCCTGCCGGGCGGAGAGCATGACCCCCACCGGGACCTCCCGGCCCGGGTCCAGCGGCGACGGCGCCCAGGACAGCGGCAGCGACACCGCCGGCCGGCCGGTCAGGTTCCACAGCATGGTGTAGGGGGTGAAGTCGGTCTGCGCCTCGAAGTCCGCCTCCGGCGCCTCGTCGTCGCGGAGCGCGCCCACCTCCGCGGGGAGCTGCGCCAGCGTCGGCGTCAGGACGGCGTCGAACTGGTCCACGGCGCGCGAGGCGCGGCGGGCCACGGTCTGCATCGCCGCCAGCGCCCGCACGTACTCCACGCCGCCGACCTCCTTGCCGCGCTCGCGCAGCCAGCGGGTGATCGGCATCAGCCGCTCCTCCCGCTCCGGCGGCACCGAGGTGTAGGCGGCCATCACCGACCACACCGCGGAGAACGATTCCCGGTCGCCCTCCCGCATCGGCTGGTGCGCGTCCACCACCTCGTGGCCCAGCGACTCCAGCAACGCCGCCGCCTCGTCCCAGGCGTCCAGGCACGCCTGGTCCGGCTTCAGCCCCGCACGGTCGGTCTCCACCCAGCGGCCGATCCGCAGCCGCCGCGCCGTGCGGCCGGTGTGCTGGGCCTGCCGGAACCCGTCGGAGGCGTACTGGGCGAAGTTCTCCCCGGTCAGCAAGGGCGCGGCGGGGAACGGGTCGCCGGGCTCGGGGCGCGACATGGCGTCCAGGAGCAGCGCGGCGTCCAGGACCGTGCGGGCGATCGGGCCGTGCACCGCCAGCCCGGAGGCGTCGCCCCCCGGCGCGGTCGTCACCCGGCCGCGAGACGGCTTGAAGCCCACCAGGCCGCAGGCGCTCGCCGGGATGCGGATCGACCCCGCGCCGTCGGTGCCGTGCGCGGCGGACGCCAGCCCGGCGGCCACCGCGGCGGCGGCGCCCCCGCTGGAACCGCCGGCGCCGAGCCGGAGGTCCCACGGCGAGCGCGCCGGCGGGGCCAGCCGGTTCTCGGTGTAGGCCGGGAGACCGAACTCGGGGGTGTTGGTCTTGCCCGGCATCACCGTGCCGGCGTCGCGCAGCAGTTCCACCACCCGGGCGTCCTCGCGGGCGGGGCGGGAGCCGTCCATGGCGGCCGAACCGTAGGTGCAGGGCAGCCCCGCCACGGGCGTGAGGTCCTTGATCGGCACGACCGCGCCGAGCAGCGGCGGCAGCGGATCGACGTGCAGGCCCTCGCGGCGCGCGGCGCGGTACTGCACGGCCCGCCGCGCGAGTTCCTCGGCCTGTTCCCGCGCCCGTTCGGGGTTTACCGACAGATAGGCGCCCACCTCGTCGTTCAACCGTTCGATTCGGGCCAGATAATGCTCGGTCAATTCGACCGGGGAGAGTTTCCCGCGGCGGATCTGCTCGGTCTGCTCGGCCATGGTGAGGTCATGCGGTTGCGCCACGGGACACCAGCGTAGGCCCCCAAGTGGGTGAGGTGCCGCCGCGTCCGCGGCCTGAACCGATGAAGAACGCGTTAATGCGTGATTTCGGAGCACGGGGAGCGCTCTCGGGGCGCCAGGGGTGTCAGACACGCGGACGACACTCCCGGACGCGCCCGCCCGTCACCCCGCCACACCGCCGGGAACCCGGCCGGGCCACGGTCGGGCCACGGCCGGATCAGGCCACCCGGCGCCCCGGTCGAACACGCGGTCACGCGATCAGGCGACCGCGCGACCACGCGGTCGCACGGTCACCGGCGCGCGGAACGGGTGGCGAACACCCGGGCCAGCGAGCGCAGGCGGTCGCTGCGCACCAGCTCCTCCAGGGAGAGCGGGCGCCCCCGGGGGTCGGCCACCGGCAGCCGCCAGTTCGGGTACTCGTCGAAGGTGCCCGGGACGTTCTGCGGACGCCGGTCACCCACCCCGTCCGGCAGCCACACCCCCACCAGCCGCGCCGGAGTGCGCAGCAGGAACCGGTGCAGCGCCTCCACCACCCGCCGCTCCGCCAGCTCCTCACCCCCACCCCCGGCACCCGCCTCCCCGCCCCCGGCGCCCACCGCCTCCCCGGCCCCCTCCGGCAGCAGCCCGGCCTCCACCAGGATCCCCAGCCACTCCTCCAGCTCCACCGCGTCCGCCGCCAGCTCCCCCTCCAGCGCCGCCTCCCCGCCGAGCAGCCCGAGACGGTGCCGCAGCCGCACCGCGTCACCGGACAGCCGGGCCGCCGTGGGCGGCAGGTCATGCGTGGTCACCGTCGCCAGACACAGCTCACGCCAGCGCCCCGGCGGCAGCACCGGCGCCCGCCCGGACACCCCGTCCGCCCCACGGGCGTAGTCCCGTTCGAACCACAGCACGGAGGTGCCCAGCACCCCACGGTCCGCCAGCACCTCCCGCACCCCCGGCTCCACCGTGCCGAGGTCCTCGCCGATCACCGCCGTCCCCGCCCGGTGCGCCTCCAACGCCAGCAGACCCACCATCGCCTCCGCGTCGTAGCGCACATACGCGCCCGCGGTCGGCGGCGCCCCCTCCGGCACCCACCACAACCGGAACAGCCCCATCACGTGGTCCACCCGCACCGCCCCGGCGTGCCGCGACACCGCGCGCAGCAACTCCCGGTAGGGCCCGTACCCGGCCTCCGCCAGGGCGTCCGGCCGCCACGCCGGCAGCGACCAGTCCTGCCCGTGCGGGCTGAAGGCGTCCGGCGGCGCCCCCACCGTCACCCCCGGCGCCAGCACGCCCTGCAGCGCCCACGCGTCCGCCCCCTCCGGATGCACCCCCACCGCCAGGTCGTGCACCAGACCGATCGGCATCCCGGCGGCCACCGCCCGCCGCTGCGCCTCCGCCAGCTGCTCCTCACACAGCCACACCAACCAGCGGTGGAAGTCCACCCGGTCGGCCGCGTCCGCCCGCGCCCGGCGCACCGCGGCCGACCGCGGGTCGCGGAGGGCGGCCGGCCAGCTCCGCCAGGCCGGGCCGTGCCGCTCGGCGAGCGCGCACCACGTGGCGTGGTCCTCCAGGGCCGCGCCCTCCCGGGCCAGGAAGGCCCGGTAGTCGGCCTCCCGCCCCACGCCCCGCGCCACCCGGTGGACGATCTCCAACGCGGCGCGCTTGAGGGTCCACACCGCGTCCCGGTCGATCAGGGCGCCCTCGCGCAGCACCCCGCCGGTCAGCGCGCGGGCACGGGCCGCCAGCTCGTCCACCCTCGCCCGGTCCGCCGCTTCCAGGTGGGCGTACTCCGGCACCCGCTCCACCGCCAGGTACACCGGATCGGGGAAGCGGCGCGAGGAGGGGCGGTAGGGCGAGGGATCCGCGGGCGGCACCGGGATCGCCGCGTGCAGCGGGTTGATCTGCACGAAGCCGGCCCCCAGTTCACGGGCCGACCAGGAGGCCAGCTCGGCCAGGTCCGCGAGGTCGCCCATGCCCCAGGAACGGCGGGAGAGCACCGAGTACAGCTGCGCCATGAGCCCCCAGCCGGGCCCCGGGGGAGGGCCGAGCCGCCGGGGCGTCACCGCGAGCGCGCCCTCGGCGGTCACCTCGCCCCCGTCGCCCCGGCCGTGCTCCGCCCCCAACCGGGCCCGCAGCCGGTGCACACCCAGCGGCAGCCCCTCCGGCAGGCCGCGCCGGTCCGCGTACGGGGTGCGGGGGAGGTCGCGGATCTCCCCGCCGTCCTCCAGCTCCAGCCACACCTGAGCTCCCTCCGGCACCCGCACGGAACACGGGCGGCCGGCGACGGCGGTGGTGAAGGCCGGCAGCAGGCGGCGCCGGTCGCGGGCCGCGTACTCCTCCAGGGCGCGCCGACCGGCCGCCGCGTCGGAGGCGTCCACGCCGAACGCGGCCAGCACCGCCACCACCGTCTCGGCGGCCACCGGCAGTACCCGGCCGCCGCTCTCGTAGGAGACGTCGATGCCGTGCAGGGCGGCCAGGCGGCGCAGGTGATCGGGGAGGTGGTCGCCGCGCCGGCCGACGGTGGGCGTCGGCGCGGCCGGCGGGGCACCGGGCGGTTCTCCGCCGTCCGGCGGGACCCGGCCCGGCGTGGGCGGAGGGGCGCCGTCCGGCGAGCCGAGCACCTCCGCGCCGGCGCCCGCGCGGCCGTTCCCCCCGCCGTCGTTCGTGCCGCCGCCGTTCGCCCCGCCGTCCGCCGGCGGATCGTCGTGGAGTCCTTCGGGCCGTGCCACGGTGCACCTCCGGTCGTCGGAGCGACGGACTGTCAGACGGATACCCGCGGCGCCGCCCCCGGAAGCGGACCCGGACGGCAACATCCCGCCGGAACGAGCTGTCCCCGTCGTGCCGCGGCCCCGGTATTCAGCGCCGGCGTGTGGCCCGGTTTCCGCCCCGCGCTCGGCGTTCCCTCCCGGCTTGGGCGCGGGTACGGGACGCGCCCGGTTCGGACCTGGCCCGGGGGCCCGACCGCCCGCCCCGGACCCGGCGCGGAGATCCGGCGCCCGGAGATCAGGAGATCCGGTGGCGCCCGAAGACCGGGCCCGAAGAGCTGGCCCGGAGATCCGGCCCGAAGAGCCGGCCCGGAGATTCTCCGATCGGTGATTCCCGAGTTATCCACAGGCCGGAATTCCCCGCTACCGCCACGCCGATCACCC is a genomic window containing:
- a CDS encoding glutamate ABC transporter substrate-binding protein, encoding MATGEAEGYPSAGAAADAGPRAARRGGVGRRGRSAAALAVALAVLPGVAAGAPSPRSVAPAAAAAGSAAAVPAAAADDCDPRISLNPDGPIEGPDVEEIVQRGTLVAGVDQNSYLFGYRQASDGQLVGFDIDIVKAIAEELLGDEDAVEYRTVSTARRFEALRNNEVDLMVRTVTSTCEREEIEGVDFSTPYFTSGQQLLVPKGSGFTSIADLAGRPVCTAEGSTGEAELADPAHRVEVVTTGEQLDCLVRLQRGLVDATLSDSALQAGQAAQDPQMEAVGPLLTEELYGVVVDRDDQALLRVVNGVLERWFASDSTEPGESWRASYDFWLAEHMGPAEPPPAPLWHD
- a CDS encoding HNH endonuclease, which produces MPHVLVLNASHEPLGVVSMRRALVLVLTQKAVCLEESGAVVRGATHTLPVPSVVRLTRFVRIPYRGPVPLTRRALFARDHGRCVYCGAVATSVDHVVPRSRGGTHTWDNVVAACRSCNHLKADRPITELGWRIRPAPAPPHGLAWRIIGTGHRDPRWLPYLRPYGGDQYVASRRAATAALREGAELDGIGA
- a CDS encoding amidase — protein: MAQPHDLTMAEQTEQIRRGKLSPVELTEHYLARIERLNDEVGAYLSVNPERAREQAEELARRAVQYRAARREGLHVDPLPPLLGAVVPIKDLTPVAGLPCTYGSAAMDGSRPAREDARVVELLRDAGTVMPGKTNTPEFGLPAYTENRLAPPARSPWDLRLGAGGSSGGAAAAVAAGLASAAHGTDGAGSIRIPASACGLVGFKPSRGRVTTAPGGDASGLAVHGPIARTVLDAALLLDAMSRPEPGDPFPAAPLLTGENFAQYASDGFRQAQHTGRTARRLRIGRWVETDRAGLKPDQACLDAWDEAAALLESLGHEVVDAHQPMREGDRESFSAVWSVMAAYTSVPPEREERLMPITRWLRERGKEVGGVEYVRALAAMQTVARRASRAVDQFDAVLTPTLAQLPAEVGALRDDEAPEADFEAQTDFTPYTMLWNLTGRPAVSLPLSWAPSPLDPGREVPVGVMLSARQGQDAALFQLAGQLEAARPWAHRRSPLW
- a CDS encoding beta-N-acetylglucosaminidase domain-containing protein, producing MMHRPADDGSRPARPRRRTRLRAFAGLTTVVVLGGSLSAAAAQEPLPTTVADTAADASGDAGRPRETEPSQVTTAREAADAAAESAARDGLGRGPEPATAPVRVGELAAPEVTPRPREVSVAGEGVVLTRTVRLVAHPGADPAALGALRGLLTAAGVRIVEDAAEGAAEADAAVDDALTIHVSGEGGAGVAAALERLSAAGPDGLPAGGYVLAVGTLDADGGTGGDGTGGEGDAAAPPAGPSAAVGAGTVVLAGVDGAGTFAAVQTLRQLVVGSDAGPALPAVRVRDWPGTPVRGLVEGFYGQPWSHQQRLAQLDFLGSTKQNAYLYAPADDPYRRARWREPYPADRADEVRELVARARANHVELIWAVAPGQSICHGSAADAEALTAKLESLWELGVRRFQIQFQDVSYSEWHCGTDGELFGSGPTAAARAQAHLVGEVWERLTARHPQAPSLWLLPTEHHQDGATEYRTALAEALHPSVRVAWTGVGVVPAEITAEQVAEARAAVGHPLVTMDDYPVNDYDSGRLFLGPYTGRAPEVATGSAALLANAMAQPVASRIALSTSGDFAWNPEGYDAQASWEVALRRLAGGDPAAERALRLLAENSASSPLREEESSPLAARIAALEEAEATSASGASGADAPLAEAARALRADLAELGTVPEALAGLADGELAREVGPWLEELAGRGEAGVAAVDALTALRGGDGAEAWRQRLAAQRAARRLAETPQEVGVGVLDAFVERVLARHDAWAGVAGDGRRATTTMPQAQDHGPEAMVDGRSDTYYWSGTAPQPGDAVGVDLGTVRPVEAVRVDLGSGVPGDPGAGDVLVEAELEYSDGAGGWLSAGRVSGSETVEVTLPEGTAARYLRLRATAAQDHAVAVREFAVRAPDAVGLRAQVVPVPADDQPTEGRPADGAAAEGAEDGGAQGRPAEVPPDVAPEVPADIPPDAPAEGAWPTVSGDDAAGPRRAVDGDLGTAFPVTADGSALVVRLSEERPLERLAVAAAPADPRLDADAVPPARVEVRAADGSWRELGELSGGWNEWDAADVRVDAVRVTWPEGTDGLQLFEVVPRYADTPGVYARAESARAQPLIGGDPVRVPLRLTSAAARDVEVAVRVSVDGTGVTASAPERVTLPRGGSLLVPVEVVAAADAPSGERRLVVRLEAEGRVVEQVVTVGAYPAVGSRDLAAEAGATSSGDETPDFPAAAAVDGDPLTRWSSPADDDAWLLLDLGRPRRVGEVVLRWQDAYAAAYRIEVSSDGRQWRTAATVTDGRGGVETVRMDAADTRFVRVQGVRRATKFGYSLVDVEVRAVAE